In Halichondria panicea chromosome 17, odHalPani1.1, whole genome shotgun sequence, a single window of DNA contains:
- the LOC135351014 gene encoding small ribosomal subunit protein uS5-like, whose amino-acid sequence MADPASAGGDRGGGDRGGFGRGRGRGRGRGRGRGRGRGKPEEKEWIPVTKLGRLVKDGKIKRLQDIYLFSIPIKEAEIIDFFIGSSLKDEVLKIMPVQKQTRAGQRTRFKAFVAMGDYSGHVGLGVKCSKEVATAIRGAIVLAKLSVIPVRQGYWGNKLGTPHTVPCKLTGKCGSVLVRLIPAPRGTSIVAAGVSKKLLTMAGVSDCYTSARGQTATLGNFAKATFYAISKTYTYLTPDLWADTKLGKVPFQEFTDYLAKTQGPQPIARPQPEA is encoded by the exons ATGGCAGACCCAGCATCAGCCGGTGGTGATCGTGGTGGTGGAGATCGTGGAGGATTTGGACGTGGTCGCGGAAGAGGCCGAGGTCGTGGCCGGGGAAGAGGGAGGGGACGAGGCAAGCCAGAGGAGAAAGAg tggATTCCTGTCACTAAACTTGGCCGTCTTGTAAAAGATGGCAAAATCAAGCGTTTGCAAGATATCTACCTCTTCTCCATTCCTATCAAAGAGGCTGAGATAATAGACTTCTTCATTGGCAGCTCTCTCAAAGACGAGGTCCTCAAGATCATGCCAGTGCAGAAACAAACCCGTGCTGGACAGCGTACTCGCTTCAAGGCCTTTGTTGCTATGGGAGACTACTCTGGTCATGTCGGTCTCGGTGTGAAATGCTCCAAAGAAGTGGCTACGGCTATTCGAGGAGCCATCGTACTCGCCAAGCTCTCTGTGATTCCTGTGCGTCAAGGCTACTGGGGGAACAAGCTCGGAACCCCTCACACAGTCCCCTGCAAG TTGACAGGCAAGTGCGGCAGTGTGTTGGTGAGACTCATCCCTGCTCCCAGAGGTACTAGTATCGTGGCTGCTGGAGTCTCCAAGAAGCTGTTGACAATGGCTGGTGTCTCTGACTGCTACACCAGTGCTAGGGGACAGACAGCCACTCTGGGAAACTTTG CTAAGGCTACGTTTTATGCCATCTCTAAGACGTACACCTATTTGACCCCTGACCTCTGGGCAGACACAAAGTTGGGCAAGGTACCATTCCAAGAGTTCACGGACTATCTGGCCAAGACCCAAGGTCCCCAGCCTATTGCCAGACCACAGCCCGAGGCCTAA
- the LOC135350998 gene encoding dynein intermediate chain 3, ciliary-like, which produces MEIVYVYTKKRSEFGRQPLFSDRGAQLNIDIEPDVSLKDDFIEKNPVDMALQYAPEMSEHEVNTERFETESRGMNHTEGGWPKDINPAEVEQTIRFRKKVEKDEIYMGIINRLGTEMEHYLKQNNAIDIYEEYFSGSNASSVVDDSPSAKTLSVFRDPNEVKRAVSHISWYPDGAHRLAAAYSTLGFQKGSTGVPLESYIWELENPNKPEHTLKPSSPMLCLEYNPKDPHLLVGGCYNGQLALFDTRKGSQPLEVTPVEISHKDPVHKLVFPSSKTGSDVFSTSSDGQVLWWDIRKLGEPVETLPLEFGGYKPGEKLGGIALEYESSMPTKFMVGTEQGVILLCNRKVKNPQDRISYAFTGHHGPIYSLQRNPFYPKYFLSVGDWTARLWSEDAKESPIMWTKYSSSPLTDACWSPTRPGVFYTTGMSGNLDVWDVLFKQNSPTLTLQVSDESLHSVCCHDQGKLLACGSLAGDITLLEMSGFLSNLQPNEKQNITSVFERETHREKILEGRRREIKLKAKQASAAGGGGGVVAGGGGGGEEAEDEEDFVGKAETDFWDTLSHEQKTIEAKEAKRREAMAPNNQPTPIPEEGDERREEPATDSQ; this is translated from the exons ATGGAaattgtatacgtatacaccAAGAAACGATCAGAATTTGGCCGGCAGCCTCTATTTTCCGACCGAGGTGCTCAGCTTAACATCGATATAGAGCCTGATGTCTCACTCAAAGATGACTTCATTGAGAAGAACCCAGTGGACATGGCCCTACAGTATGCACCAGAGATGTCAGAGCATGAG GTGAACACAGAGCGTTTTGAGACAGAGAGCCGAGGTATGAACCACACGGAGGGAGGCTGGCCTAAAGACATCAATCCCGCTGAAGTGGAACAAACCATTCGATTCAGAAAGAAAGTTGAGAAAGATGAAATATACATGGGCATCATCAACCGACTGGGAACA GAAATGGAGCATTACCTCAAACAGAACAATGCTATAGACATCTATGAGGAGTATTTCTCTGGCTCCAACGCCTCTAGTGTTGTGGACGATTCTCCCTCAGCCAAAACCCTGAGTGTATTcag GGACCCTAATGAGGTCAAGAGAGCAGTGTCGCACATCTCCTGGTATCCTGATGGAGCACACAGACTAGCTGCTGCCTACTCCACCCTCGGCTTCCAGAAGGGCTCCACTGGGGTACCTCTAGAATCATACATCTGGGAGCTAG AGAATCCTAATAAACCAGAGCACACCTTGAAGCCCTCCTCCCCTATGCTGTGTCTGGAGTACAACCCTAAAGACCCTCATCTGCTGGTGGGAGGATGCTACAATGGCCAGCTAGCTCTGTTTGATACAAGGAAGGGATCACAACCACTCGAAGTCACTCCAGTAGAAATCAGTCATAAAGACCCTGTACACAAACTCGTATTCCCCTCCTCAAAAACAG gctctgATGTGTTCTCCACCTCCTCTGATGGTCAGGTTCTCTGGTGGGACATTCGTAAACTGGGAGAGCCAGTGGAGACACTACCACTCGAGTTTGGGGGCTACAAGCCTGGAGAAAAACTGGGGGGTATTGCGCTGGAGTACGAATCATCTATG CCTACCAAGTTCATGGTGGGTACAGAGCAAGGTGTGATTCTCCTATGCAATCGAAAAGTCAAGAATCCTCAGGACAGAATTTCATACGCATTCACTGGTCATCATGGACCTATATACTCGCTTCAG AGAAACCCCTTTTATCCGAAATACTTCCTGTCAGTTGGAGACTGGACTGCAAGA TTGTGGTCTGAGGATGCCAAAGAATCTCCCATCATGTGGACCAAGTACAGCTCCAGTCCCCTCACTGATGCCTGTTGGAGCCCCACCCGACCTGGAGTCTTCTACACAACAGGAATGTCTGGAAACCTGGACGTTTGGGATGTACTGTTCAAGCAAAACTCTCCCACCCTCACACTGCAAGTGTCTGATGAGTCACTACACTCTGTGTGCTGTCATGATCAGGGTAAACTGTTGGCTTGTGGCTCTCTGGCTGGTGACATCACTCTACTGGAGATGTCTGGCTTCCTGAGTAACCTACAGCCAAACGAAAAACAGAACATAACATCG GTGTTTGAACGTGAGACTCACAGAGAGAAGATTTTGGAGGGACGACGTCGTGAGATTAAACTCAAGGCCAAGCAAGCCAGTGCTGCTGGTGGAGGGGGCGGAGTTGTGGcaggtggagggggtggagg tgaggAAGCTGAGGATGAGGAGGACTTCGTTGGCAAGGCAGAGACAGATTTCTGGGACACTCTCTCCCACGAGCAGAAGACCATTGAAGCAAAGGAGGCCAAGAGACGTGAAGCTATGGCTCCCAATAACCAACCCACACCCATACCTGAGGAGGGGGACGAGAGGAGAGAAGAACCAGCAACAGACTCACAATAA
- the LOC135350987 gene encoding uncharacterized protein LOC135350987 — translation MDRRRLQVFLTTCLLYISIALHAPASAQVCQPIGTITQDSQLTSSDLTTCKTYPGDLTIGVSDCSQPCQVSSIPVLQLATIQGSLKINCCPNLITIGGFNLLTSVRSIDIYYNANLTSITAFASITQLQGYLRVAQNPKLASIIELSALRNIGSYLEIDRNPSLTDVSFSRLTAIGGADTVAGHALSIGYTALQSLSGFGALSSISYGTVRIEGNTALCYAGYPQWGEIGQFASRDSSSGADKGLDWRQLLSVSNQWQYTWGVEGGGIPTLLIRDNAPAGSCESASCSSFCEANAGCLGPVGVALCGSCATLAGGVNPCDIIPSTPSPVDITTIIVAVVASIVGIAVLVLLPLGIWGCVVVGRRYKELRQGSFDISTNSVEDGFSLRSKSGGSQQIATVAEPTTGSSVTRKGVKYTPKLDSVVILSNKMNETSNDYDTPRSSYGGQSSAADEVPPALPAPRQSRSSKRSLGESRPKSDSAILDRAPQKRNSASSLMEGSREPGTEDILKRLREERAEVPMDFPWDSIKLGKELGTGDFGKVFHAEARKLLPGQKKTAVMVKQLKEGASTEERETFLRPVEAMKVLQHSNVLSLLGVSMKGPSIYVLLEYCSQGNFKTFLVRKRRESMALKQSNQLIGMTIDMAAGLDYLHSMNIAHNDFAARSCLVTSEGQVKLGDYGITRQTFKEDYYARKPSQKALPIRWMPPELIVIKDRNTLTSLPVSMPGNIWSFGVALWEVSSFAQWPYDDLSNEEVLQTLKTTGKCILENPLRDTDHMAPLFDICQSCWQPVELRPSMSELHSQLKDLTNPSSNNRRSTTPTSATPTRHTPQGKATTTRSKSQSFLPITPREEATNDDTLKRTSQYKPRRAAPSKPAPSRPAPGRPNNYTSTFPRSIKGRSGDSQEEPLVISNTASLDDDEQPKVSTSVSGGRKLAKKDPTYKKKTESTEALLTESLSPNDRGTTKTTHSTAAKSKSISRYDPLAAKKKTPAKTSGTAEKRVNKSTHSMEPDRNRRELPHLKEMNQALQDNQAMADGEDDFILDPPQKFSQEDLEIEEPQNATGGALHFQDISEDNEPLRGAPPSNERRRWSNMERKIQGKKLGGKILSRQKTPANLGPDDDNDYDDVIIPQLDDNIYDDIIPPNPPADNDYVDMDDYPFDESEDGFNDYDMPEAMEEDKLPNTVYDEEVAALIW, via the exons ATGGATCGCAGGAGATTGCAAGTGTTCCTGACAACATGTTTACTGTACATCTCCATTGCATTACATGCACCAGCAAGTGCTCAAG TCTGCCAGCCCATAGGAACGATTACACAGGACTCCCAACTGACTAGCAGTGACCTCACTACCTGTAAGACGTACCCTGGTGACCTCACCATTGGAGTCAGCGACTGTTCCCAACCGTGTCAAGTGTCATCAATACCAGTGCTACAACTCGCAACCATCCAAGGCTCtcttaaaattaattgttgtcCTAACCTGATTACCATTGGTGGTTTCAACCTTCTTACTTCTGTTCGTTCGATTGACATTTACTACAACGCTAACCTGACAAGCATTACTGCATTTGCAAGCATCACTCAACTACAGGGCTACCTTCGAGTGGCTCAAAATCCTAAACTTGCATCGATCATCGAACTTTCTGCATTGAGAAATATTGGATCGTACCTCGAGATTGATCGAAATCCGTCCCTCACAGATGTGAGCTTCAGCCGGCTGACAGCAATTGGTGGAGCTGATACAGTCGCTGGACACGCTCTTAGCATAGGCTACACTGCACTGCAGTCCTTATCAGGATTCGGAGCATTAAGTAGCATATCTTATGGTACTGTGAGGATTGAAGGCAACACTGCACTGTGCTATGCAGGGTACCCCCAGTGGGGGGAGATAGGGCAGTTTGCAAGCAGGGATAGCAGTTCTGGTGCTGATAAGGGACTGGACTGGAGGCAGCTGTTATCTGTGAGTAATCAGTGGCAGTACACGTGGGGcgtggagggagggggaatACCCACACTGCTGATACGGGACAATGCTCCAGCTGGATCATGTG AATCTGCATCCTGTTCTTCCTTCTGTGAGGCCAATGCTGGTTGCCTGGGGCCAGTAGGTGTGGCCTTGTGTGGCAGCTGTGCTACTTTAGCTGGAGGCGTCAACCCGTGCGACATCATCCCCTCAACACCCTCTCCTGTCGACATTACCACTATCATAGTGGCTGTGGTTGCGAGCATTGTTGGCATTGCGGTGCTAGTGCTGTTGCCACTAGGGATATGGGGGTGTGTCGTTGTGGGCAGGAGGTACAAGGAGCTGCGGCAAGGGAGCTTTGACATCTCA aCAAATTCTGTGGAAGATGGTTTTTCTCTGAGAAGCAAATCCGGAGGCTCTCAACAGATAGCAACAGTTGCCGAGCCAACCACTGGGTCCAGCGTCACTCGAAAGGGGGTCAAATACACGCCCAAACTTGACTCTGTCGTTATCCTTAGCAACAAAATGAATGAAACTTCCAATGATTACGATACTCCGAGAAGCTCGTACGGAGGTCAGAGTTCAGCTGCCGATGAGGTGCCACCTGCTCTGCCAGCTCCTCGACAATCAAGATCATCCAAACGGTCACTCGGTGAATCGCGTCCCAAATCAGACTCTGCTATACTGG ATCGTGCCCCCCAGAAGAGGAATAGTGCGTCTAGTCTAATGGAAGGATCACGAGAGCCAGGTACAGAGGACATCTTGAAGCGCCTGAGGGAGGAACGTGCTGAGGTGCCAATGGACTTCCCCTGGGACAGTATTAAACTAGGCAAGGAGCTCGGGACAGGAGACTTTGGGAAG GTGTTCCATGCTGAGGCCCGAAAACTGTTACCGGGACAGAAGAAGACAGCTGTGATGGTGAAGCAGCTCAAGGAGGGGGCCAGTACGGAGGAGAGGGAGACCTTTCTCAGACCTGTTGAGGCCATGAA AGTCCTCCAGCACTCCAACGTCCTCTCTCTGCTTGGAGTGAGTATGAAGGGACCCTCCATTTATGTCCTACTTGAGTACTGTTCCCAAGGCAACTTCAAGACATTCCTCGTACGCAAGAGAAGAGAGTCGATGGCTCTCAAGCAGAGCAACCAGCTCATCGGCATGACGATAGATATGGCGGCTGGCCTCGACTACCTCCACTCTATGAACATTGCTCACAA TGATTTTGCAGCCCGGAGTTGCCTAGTTACCAGTGAGGGGCAGGTGAAGCTGGGAGACTATGGAATCACACGACAGACATTCAAG gaggacTACTACGCCCGCAAGCCCTCACAGAAGGCTCTACCTATTCGCTGGATGCCTCCGGAGCTCATTGTCATCAAGGACAGGAACACTCTCACCTCTCTCCCTGTCTCCATGCCCGGCAATATATG GTCCTTTGGTGTTGCACTATGGGAGGTGTCCAGCTTTGCTCAGTGGCCGTACGATGACCTCAGCAATGAGGAGGTGCTCCAGACACTCAAGACCACTGGCAAGTGCATACTGGAGAATCCACTCAGAGACACCGACCACATGGCACCACT GTTTGATATTTGTCAGTCGTGTTGGCAACCAGTTGAACTTCGACCCTCCATGAGTGAACTACACAGTCAACTGAAGGACCTAACGAACCCCTCCTCCAACAATAGACGCagtaccacacccacaagtGCCACACCCACAAGACACACCCCTCAGGGCAAAGCTACCACTACGAGATCAAAGAGCCAATCGTTCCTCCCCATCACTCCTCGCGAGGAGGCTACAAACGACGACACTCTGAAACGTACATCTCAATATAAACCGCGACGTGCTGCTCCCTCAAAACCAGCTCCAAGTCGTCCTGCCCCAGGGCGTCCTAACAACTACACGTCCACGTTCCCACGCTCTATAAAGGGGAGATCAGGTGACAGTCAAGAGGAGCCCCTGGTCATTAGTAACACTGCCAGTCTAGACGACGATGAACAGCCTAAAGTGAGTACAAGTGTGTCCGGTGGAAGGAAGCTAGCTAAGAAAGACCCGACGTATAAGAAGAAGACTGAGAGCACAGAAGCTTTACTGACCGAGTCGTTGTCTCCTAATGATAGGGGCACTACGAAAACTACCCATTCCACTGCGGCCAAATCCAAGTCCATATCACGTTATGATCCTCTAGCCGCTAAGAAGAAAACACCTGCAAAGACGTCGGGAACTGCAGAGAAACGAGTGAATAAATCGACCCACTCAATGGAACCTGATCGCAACAGGAGAGAGTTGCCCCACCTCAAAGAAATGAACCAAGCCCTACAAGATAACCAAGCAATGGCTGATGGTGAAGACGACTTTATCCTCGATCCACCGCAGAAATTCTCTCAGGAAGATTTGGAAATAGAGGAGCCTCAAAATGCCACAGGGGGTGCTCTACATTTCCAAGACATTTCAGAGGATAACGAGCCACTGAGAGGGGCTCCCCCCTCGAACGAGAGGAGACGATGGTCTAACATGGAGCGGAAAATTCAAGGCAAAAAATTGGGCGGTAAGATTTTGAGTCGCCAAAAGACACCGGCCAATTTAGGGCCTGATGATGACAACgattatgatgatgtcataatacCGCAACTTGACGATAATATTTATGATGACATCATACCACCGAATCCACCTGCCGATAATGATTACGTTGACATGGATGATTACCCGTTTGACGAGTCTGAGGATGGGTTTAACGACTACGACATGCCTGAGGCTATGGAGGAGGACAAACTTCCCAACACAGTCTACGATGAAGAAGTGGCAGCTCTCATCTGGTGA
- the LOC135350997 gene encoding protein ecdysoneless homolog, translating into MSAAEDIHGGEASSLWPEDTVEYRIYTTATQDDLTKLAVECTHFAKQRTRGHLWNYGTFALQVRRGGPGYPAHLHGRTCFRDNIEDEWLIVSILFALSKHNANLVISVADGDGEFLLIQSAHHLPKWLKPETATNRVYIRNGQLHIIPKPSSPADIVRLPVAMLTIEEAIKVVTDPTISTVASERVQSSIQSKIERFSGSLDFLYHRANVHLPLPAAHVISHDPQLLAAAVHALCDRDPTDSSLARRNTLSILSPLTHSSVTVCIPFTKLLYAKLVHEQYSPPRNCGFTVLPLGDPQHRSHDLGMKLTCGLEMLVGREGVSSLGPEGILLSEGGERWSAFVASLKEKGYFRGELEGSKVHQLLMTSAKEYFVQSSKMEATEEKTEDVRSTAGRRVAHIAQNVPYTEEELREKWAELPPPDENEDWLELTPQLLEEMLTHSAGYPSEQGAESYNEDHTERSKVTEESGELDLQSLVFGMRSFVDKVSSHTGAEFPWSVDEPSTVNFDPDSFLSTLQSMLGESNVAKQPSPDPEDSLSDDDLSISSEEGVASDEEGVASDEEGGASEEGRPSIAELMADMDLEIANTELGKSFEKAKIAENRRSEEQEENLQPVDVDLNLVKNLLDSYSSQGGGAGPASNILSSLGVHVPEQSHDN; encoded by the exons ATGTCTGCTGCTGAAGATATTCATGGCGGGGAGGCTAGCTCTCTGTGGCCAGAGGACACTGTTGAGTACAGGATCTATaccacagcaactcaggatgATCTAACTAAGCTTGCTGTAGAATGCACACACTTTGCTAAGCAGCGTACGAGAGGTCATTTATGGAATTATGGGACATTTGCATTACAAGTTCGGAGGG GTGGTCCCGGCTATCCTGCGCATTTGCATGGGAGGACCTGCTTTAGAGATAACATTGAAGACGAATGGTTGATTGTGTCCATTCTGTTTGCACTCAGCAAGCACAATGCAAATCTCGTTATCAg TGTTGCCGATGGAGACGGGGAGTTTCTACTGATCCAGTCGGCCCATCACCTGCCAAAGTGGTTGAAGCCGGAGACTGCAACAAACCGC GTTTACATTCGCAATGGACAACTACACATTATTCCCAAGCCCAGCTCTCCGGCCGATATCGTACGGCTACCGGTCGCCATGCTAACTATAGAGGAGGCTATAAAGGTTGTGACGGACCCCACCATTTCCACTGTCGCCAGTGAAAGAGTACAGAGTTCGATACAATCAAAAATAGAGCG gttctCAGGATCTCTAGACTTCCTATACCACCGTGCTAATGTTCACCTCCCCCTCCCCGCGGCTCATGTGATATCACATGATCCCCAGCTCCTGGCCGCTGCCGTACATGCCCTGTGTGATCGAGACCCCACAGACTCGAGCCTTGCACGAAGAAACACTCTCTCCATTCTCTCTCCTCTCACCCACTCTTCAGTAACTGTGTGCATTCCCTTCACTAAGCTACTCTATGCCAAGCTAGTACACGAACAGTACAGTCCTCCACGTAACTGTGGCTTCACTGTATTGCCCCTCGGAGACCCCCAGCATAGGTCACATGACCTAGGAATGAAATTG ACGTGTGGTCTTGAGATGCTTGTGGGACGTGAGGGGGTGTCTTCGTTAGGCCCTGAGGGCATCCTCCTGTCAGAGGGGGGAGAGAGGTGGTCTGCATTTGTGGCCAGTCTAAAAGAGAAAGGATATTTCCGGGGGGAGCTGGAGGGTTCGAAAGTTCACCAGCTTCTTATGACATCTGCAAAAGAGTATTTTGTACAGAGCTCAAAGATGGAGGCAACAGAAGAGAAAACAGAAGATGTACG GTCTACTGCTGGCCGGAGAGTTGCTCACATCGCTCAAAATGTACCTTACACAGAGGAAGAGCTCCGAGAAAAGTGGGCAGAGCTTCCACCACCAGATG AGAATGAGGATTGGTTGGAACTGACTCCTCAGTTGTTGGAGGAGATGCTCACTCACTCAGCAGGTTACCCCTCAGAACAGGGGGCGGAGTCTTATAATGAGGACCATacagagaggtcaaaggtcactgaAGAGTCGGGGGAACTTGATCTCCAATCACTCGTGTTTGGAATGCGATCATTTGTGGACAAAGTGTCGTCTCACACTGGAGCCGAGTTTCCATG GAGTGTGGACGAGCCTTCTActgtgaactttgaccctgaCTCGTTTCTAAGCACTCTACAAAGCATGCTTGGAGAGTCTAACGTTGCCAAGCAACCATCTCCTGACCCTGAGGACAGTCTGAGCGACGATGACCTCTCCATCAGCAGCgaagagggtgtggctagtgatgaagagggtgtggctagcGATGAAGAGGGCGGGGCTAGTGAGGAAGGTAGACCCAGTATAGCAGAGCTCATGGCTGACATGGATCTAGAAATTGCTAACACTGAGCTTGGCAAAAGCTTTGAAAAAGCTAag ATTGCCGAGAATAGGAGGTCAGAAGAACAAGAAGAAAACCTTCAGCCTGTGGACGTTGATTTAAACCTAGTCAAGAACCTGTTAGACTCGTACAGCTCACAAGGGGGAGGGGCCGGCCCCGCCTCCAACATTCTAAGCTCGctaggtgtacatgtacccgaACAATCACACGATAACTGA
- the LOC135351006 gene encoding cyclic AMP-dependent transcription factor ATF-4-like: MNTYPLSPLAFAPNLVPDLTQDDFLASCFGSGFGYDGSPSFKDSLLTPPDTLGFPKLLGSSAGGGDDGLSLSDCGGVFDTSYNELNLDSDWLNEPINLHTPDSQDGDITLTTSTPYTTLVDLPSPYADVTLPVTPGTSHPPTPLSTSPSSDVEEVLSLFSDQSSNDSSRYLPSEYLPFGASLGSFDSTPDSSQYNSPALSPVNSPYTSQDVSYYTPQDLPSSPFEATQLPSSNLLADRKRKASESTAPKTKRRLSLSAKKERKKEQNKTAALRYRQKKKVEKSGCFSKVDDLEAKNAALKKTVNTITAEINYLKKLWSEVSAAKSVKQGQTLC; the protein is encoded by the exons ATGAACACATACCCTCTCTCACCTCTGGCCTTCGCTCCTAACCTAGTGCCTGACCTCACCCAGGACGATTTCCTAGCCAGCTGCTTTGGATCTGGGTTCGGCTACGATGGCTCCCCCTCATTCAAAGACTCTTTGCTCACCCCTCCCGACACTCTCGGCTTCCCTAAACTCTTGGGTTCTAGTGCCGGTGGTGGTGATGATGGTCTGAGTCTGAGCGATTGTGGTGGAGTGTTCGACACTAGCTATAATG agttgAACTTAGACTCTGATTGGTTGAACGAACCCATCAACCTGCACACACCTGACTCCCAGGATGGTGACATCACCCTCACAACCTCCACTCCTTACACAACCCTCGTAGATCTACCCTCTCCCTATGCAGATGTTACACTCCCCGTCACACCTGGCACTAGCCATCCGCCCACTCCACTCTCCACCTCCCCCTCGTCCGATGTAGAGGAAGTCTTATCTCTATTTAGTGATCAAAGCAGCAACGACTCTTCGCGCTATCTCCCTAGCGAATACCTACCATTTGGTGCAAGTCTGGGCAGCTTTGACTCCACCCCTGACTCCTCCCAGTACAATTCTCCTGCTCTCTCCCCGGTAAATTCTCCATACACCTCTCAAGATGTCTCCTACTACACACCTCAAGACTTGCCCTCCTCCCCTTTTGAAGCAACACAACTGCCTAGTAGCAATCTTCTTGCTGATCGAAAAAGAAAAGCTTCTGAGTCAACTGCTCCAAAGACAAAACGTCGACTAAGTCTCAGCGCAAAGAAAGAACGCAAGAAAGAGCAAAATAAAACAGCTGCGTTGCGTTATAGACAGAAAAAGAAGGTTGAAAAAAGTGGCTGTTTTTCAAAAGTTGATGACCTAGAGGCCAAGAATGCTGCACTGAAGAAAACTGTAAACACTATAACAGCTGAGATCAATTATCTGAAGAAGCTGTGGTCAGAAGTGAGCGCTGCCAAGAGTGTGAAGCAAGGACAGACTCTTTGTTAG